From the genome of Helicobacter pylori, one region includes:
- the secA gene encoding preprotein translocase subunit SecA, with translation MIKAIIGKIIGTRNDRWIKQYKKRVLAINALEPIYEKMSDAELQNAFEELKKRVRSVEKDLQEKTLLEVLPESFAITREASKRILKMRHFDVQLIGGMVLNDGKIAEMKTGEGKTLVATLAVALNALKGESVYVVTVNDYLAHRDSKEMEPLYHFLGYSVGTITASVRDDNESLEIYSKDIVYGTNNEFGFDYLRDNMKYSLEHKVQKSHAFAIVDEVDSILIDEARTPLIISGPVDRRMENYNKADEVAKSMQAEVDFTIDEKNRAILITEEGIKKAENLFGVDNLYKIENAALSHHLDQALKANYLFFIDKDYIVANNEVVIVDEFTGRLSEGRRFSEGLHQALEAKEGVSIKEESQTLADITFQNYFRMFSKLAGMTGTAQTEATEFLEIYNLEVVSIPTNLAIKRKDLNDLIYKSEKEKFDAVILKIKELHDKGQPVLVGTASIEKSETLHALLKKERIPHTVLNAKQHTKEAEIIKDAGLKGAVTIATNMAGRGVDIKLTDEIKELGGLYIIGTERHESRRIDNQLRGRSGRQGDPGTSQFYLSLEDNLLRIFGSDRIKGVMEKLGLKDGEHIESKLVTRAVENAQKKVENLHFESRKHLLEYDDVANEQRKSVYKFRDELLDVNYNISAKIAENREYALNQIFSKLKAFDNQNLSEEELLGLKNILKEDFNAHVGLEDLKKASPIESFVAEKLKSDYENKMKALDSEQRSRIERIVYLQILDNAWREHLYTMDNLKTGINLRGYNQKDPLVEYKKESYNLFLELIEDIKMEAIKTFSKIQFESEQDSSDAERYLDNFSEEREHESVTYRHEEALDEDLNVAMKTFAKTPKRNEPCPCGSGKKYKDCCAKSGPKKGLFAK, from the coding sequence ATGATAAAAGCAATCATTGGAAAAATCATTGGCACCAGAAACGATCGCTGGATCAAGCAATACAAAAAACGAGTCCTAGCCATCAACGCCTTAGAGCCTATTTATGAAAAAATGAGCGATGCTGAACTGCAAAACGCTTTTGAAGAGTTAAAAAAACGAGTGCGATCCGTAGAAAAAGATTTGCAAGAAAAAACCCTTTTAGAAGTCTTGCCAGAAAGTTTTGCCATCACCAGAGAAGCGAGTAAAAGGATCTTAAAGATGCGCCATTTTGATGTGCAACTCATTGGGGGCATGGTCTTAAACGATGGCAAAATCGCTGAAATGAAAACCGGCGAGGGTAAAACTTTAGTCGCTACTTTAGCGGTGGCTTTAAACGCTTTAAAGGGCGAGAGCGTGTATGTGGTAACCGTCAATGATTACCTAGCCCATAGGGATTCTAAAGAAATGGAGCCGTTGTATCATTTCTTAGGTTATAGCGTAGGCACGATCACCGCAAGCGTGCGAGACGATAATGAGAGTTTAGAAATTTATTCTAAAGACATTGTTTATGGCACTAATAATGAATTTGGCTTTGATTATCTAAGGGATAACATGAAATATTCTTTAGAGCATAAAGTGCAAAAATCCCATGCGTTCGCTATTGTTGATGAGGTGGATTCCATTTTAATTGATGAAGCAAGAACCCCTTTAATCATTTCAGGACCTGTGGATAGGCGCATGGAAAATTACAACAAGGCTGATGAAGTCGCTAAAAGCATGCAAGCGGAAGTGGATTTCACCATAGATGAAAAAAACCGCGCGATTTTAATCACTGAAGAGGGGATTAAAAAAGCAGAAAACCTCTTTGGCGTGGATAATTTATACAAGATTGAAAACGCCGCCTTATCGCACCATTTAGACCAAGCTTTGAAAGCGAACTACCTCTTTTTTATTGATAAAGATTATATTGTAGCCAATAATGAAGTGGTGATTGTAGATGAATTTACCGGCCGTTTGTCTGAGGGGAGACGCTTTAGTGAGGGCTTACACCAGGCTTTAGAGGCTAAAGAGGGCGTGAGCATTAAAGAAGAGAGCCAAACCTTAGCCGATATTACTTTCCAAAATTATTTCAGGATGTTTTCTAAACTCGCTGGCATGACAGGCACGGCTCAAACCGAAGCCACAGAATTTTTAGAAATCTATAATTTAGAAGTGGTGTCTATCCCTACTAATCTGGCGATCAAACGAAAAGATTTGAACGATTTGATCTATAAGAGTGAAAAAGAAAAATTTGACGCTGTAATCCTTAAAATTAAAGAATTACACGATAAGGGTCAGCCCGTTTTAGTCGGCACGGCCAGCATTGAAAAGAGTGAAACCTTGCACGCTTTGCTCAAAAAAGAACGCATCCCTCACACCGTTTTAAACGCCAAGCAGCACACCAAAGAAGCTGAAATCATCAAAGACGCTGGGCTTAAAGGGGCGGTTACGATTGCGACTAACATGGCGGGCAGGGGCGTTGATATTAAGCTCACTGATGAAATTAAAGAGCTTGGGGGGCTGTATATCATTGGCACTGAAAGGCATGAGAGCCGCAGGATTGACAACCAATTAAGGGGGCGGAGCGGGCGCCAAGGCGATCCGGGAACGAGCCAATTTTATTTGAGTTTAGAAGACAATCTGTTACGCATTTTTGGGAGCGATAGGATTAAGGGGGTGATGGAAAAATTAGGGCTTAAAGACGGTGAACACATTGAATCAAAGCTTGTAACAAGAGCGGTGGAAAATGCGCAAAAAAAAGTGGAAAACTTGCATTTTGAAAGCCGTAAGCATTTGTTAGAATACGATGATGTGGCTAATGAGCAACGAAAAAGCGTGTATAAGTTTAGAGATGAATTATTAGATGTCAATTACAATATTAGCGCTAAAATCGCTGAAAACAGAGAATACGCGCTCAATCAAATCTTTTCTAAACTCAAAGCCTTTGACAATCAAAACTTGTCTGAGGAGGAACTTTTAGGGCTTAAAAATATCTTAAAAGAAGATTTTAACGCTCATGTTGGATTAGAAGATTTAAAAAAAGCCTCTCCTATTGAAAGCTTTGTCGCTGAAAAACTAAAAAGCGATTATGAAAACAAAATGAAAGCTTTAGACAGCGAACAAAGAAGCCGGATTGAACGCATCGTGTATTTGCAGATTTTAGACAACGCATGGCGAGAGCACCTTTACACGATGGATAATCTCAAAACCGGTATCAATTTAAGAGGCTACAACCAAAAAGACCCTCTCGTAGAATACAAAAAAGAGAGTTACAACCTTTTCTTAGAACTCATTGAAGACATTAAAATGGAAGCGATCAAAACCTTTTCTAAGATCCAGTTTGAAAGTGAGCAAGATTCTAGCGATGCGGAGCGTTATTTGGATAACTTTAGCGAAGAAAGAGAGCATGAGAGCGTAACCTATCGCCATGAAGAAGCTTTAGATGAAGATTTGAATGTGGCCATGAAAACCTTCGCTAAAACCCCTAAAAGAAACGAGCCTTGCCCTTGCGGGAGCGGCAAAAAATATAAAGATTGTTGTGCTAAAAGCGGGCCTAAAAAGGGCTTATTTGCCAAATAG
- the lolA gene encoding LolA-like outer membrane lipoprotein chaperone, whose amino-acid sequence MKAFLKILMVLILMSVAYAKNPLTLSKEEEVLQHLQSFSANFKQVLKNEKPLVYYGILKAKAPNWALWVYEKPLKKEIYMNDKEVVIYEPNLFQATITPLKDKTDFFTILKRLKKQDDGSFKTTINKTTYRLVFKDGKPFSLEFKDEMNNLVTITFSQAEINPTMANEIFVFKLKDENIDIVRQ is encoded by the coding sequence ATGAAAGCTTTTTTAAAGATTTTAATGGTTTTGATTTTGATGAGCGTTGCTTATGCTAAAAATCCTTTAACCCTTTCTAAAGAAGAAGAGGTTTTACAACATTTGCAAAGTTTTAGCGCGAATTTCAAGCAGGTTTTAAAAAATGAAAAACCTTTAGTTTATTACGGGATTTTAAAGGCTAAAGCCCCTAATTGGGCTTTATGGGTTTATGAAAAGCCTTTAAAAAAAGAAATTTACATGAACGATAAGGAAGTGGTGATCTATGAGCCTAATTTATTTCAAGCGACCATTACGCCCTTAAAAGATAAGACGGATTTTTTCACCATTCTCAAGCGGTTGAAAAAGCAAGATGATGGATCTTTTAAAACGACTATCAACAAAACCACTTATCGTTTGGTTTTTAAAGACGGCAAGCCTTTTTCGTTGGAATTTAAAGATGAAATGAACAATCTTGTTACGATCACTTTTTCTCAAGCAGAAATTAACCCCACTATGGCTAATGAAATCTTTGTTTTTAAGCTTAAAGATGAAAACATTGATATTGTGCGCCAATGA
- a CDS encoding outer membrane family protein, with translation MLKFQKLPLLFVSIFYNQNPLLAFDYKFSGVAESFSKVGFNHSKLNSKEGIFPTATLVTATIKLQVDSNLLPKNIEKHSLKIGVGGILGALAYDSTKTLIDQATHQIYGSELYYLIGRWWGYLGDAPWKDSPIESDAHTRNYVLYNSYLFYSYGDKFHIKLGRYLSNMDFMSGYTEGFEVEYKIKPKVSLKWFSSFGRALAMGQWIRDWYSPIVTEDGRKDVNDGIHAVQINFSSKHVQITPFFYFSPKIYGAPGIKIHMDSNPKFRGLGLRSQTLINVIFPVYAKDLYDVYWRNSKIGEWGSSLLIHQRFDYNEFNFGFGYYQNFGNANARIGWYGNPIPINIRNNSVYGGVFSNAITADAVSGYVFGGGVYRGFLWGILGRYTYATRASERSINLNLGYKWGSFFSVDVNLEYYVVSMHNGYKLNYLTGPFNKAFKADAQDRSNLMASVKFFF, from the coding sequence ATGTTAAAATTTCAAAAATTACCTCTATTGTTTGTTTCCATTTTTTACAATCAAAACCCTTTATTGGCTTTTGATTATAAGTTTAGCGGGGTAGCGGAATCCTTTTCTAAAGTGGGGTTTAACCATTCCAAACTCAATTCCAAAGAAGGGATTTTCCCTACAGCCACTTTGGTAACCGCTACGATCAAGCTTCAAGTTGATTCCAATCTGCTCCCTAAAAATATTGAAAAACACAGCTTAAAAATAGGCGTTGGTGGGATTTTAGGAGCACTCGCTTACGATTCCACAAAAACGCTCATAGACCAAGCTACGCATCAAATTTATGGCTCAGAACTTTATTACCTCATAGGGCGTTGGTGGGGGTATTTAGGCGACGCTCCTTGGAAAGACTCTCCCATAGAATCTGACGCTCACACCCGTAATTATGTGCTGTATAATTCTTATTTGTTTTATTCTTATGGCGATAAATTCCACATCAAACTGGGGCGTTACCTCTCTAACATGGATTTTATGAGCGGTTATACAGAGGGTTTTGAAGTAGAATATAAAATCAAACCTAAGGTGTCGTTAAAATGGTTCAGCTCTTTTGGGAGGGCTTTAGCTATGGGGCAATGGATTAGGGATTGGTATTCTCCTATTGTAACTGAAGACGGCAGAAAAGATGTTAATGATGGCATTCATGCTGTGCAAATCAATTTTTCTAGCAAACATGTTCAAATAACGCCCTTTTTTTATTTTTCACCTAAGATTTACGGAGCGCCCGGGATTAAAATCCATATGGATAGCAACCCGAAATTTAGAGGTTTAGGGTTACGATCTCAAACCCTTATCAATGTGATTTTCCCTGTTTATGCTAAAGATTTATACGATGTATATTGGCGTAACTCTAAGATTGGCGAGTGGGGTTCATCGCTTTTAATCCACCAACGCTTTGACTACAACGAATTTAACTTTGGCTTTGGTTATTACCAAAATTTTGGCAACGCTAACGCAAGGATTGGCTGGTATGGTAACCCCATTCCCATTAACATAAGAAACAACAGCGTTTATGGTGGGGTGTTCAGTAACGCCATTACCGCAGACGCTGTTTCTGGATATGTTTTTGGTGGGGGGGTGTATAGGGGGTTTCTATGGGGTATTTTAGGCAGATACACTTATGCCACCAGAGCGAGCGAAAGATCCATTAACTTGAACTTGGGTTATAAATGGGGTTCTTTTTTTAGCGTTGATGTGAATTTAGAATACTATGTGGTGAGCATGCACAACGGCTATAAATTAAACTATCTTACCGGCCCTTTCAACAAAGCCTTTAAGGCTGATGCGCAAGACAGGAGCAACCTTATGGCTAGCGTGAAGTTCTTTTTTTAA
- a CDS encoding DDE transposase → MPYALRKRFFKRFVLIVSTFCTISLNAKSYLFSPLPPAHQQIIKTEPCSLECLKDLMLQNQIFSFASQYDNNNQDESLKTYYKDILNKLNPVFIASQTPVKESYEPKIELAILLPKKVVGRYAISVMNTLLAYLNTRNNDFNIQVFDSDEESPEKLEQTYKEIEKEKFPFVIALLTKEGVENLLQNTTISTPTYVPTVNRAQLENHTDRSLSERLYFGGIDYKEQLGMLTAFINPNSPVIEYDDDGLIGERLRQITESLNIEVKHQENISYKQATSFSKNFRKNDAFFKNSTLILNTPTTKSGLILSQIGLLEYKPFKILSTQINFNPSLLLLTQPKDRKNLFIVNALQNSDEALIEYASLLESDLRHDWVNYSSAIGLEVFLNTLDPHFKKSFQESLEDNQVRYHNQIYQALGYSFEPIKNESGTKKE, encoded by the coding sequence ATGCCATACGCCTTAAGAAAAAGATTTTTCAAACGCTTTGTACTGATTGTTTCAACTTTTTGCACGATAAGCTTGAACGCTAAAAGCTATCTGTTTTCCCCTTTGCCCCCAGCGCACCAGCAAATCATTAAGACAGAACCTTGCTCTTTGGAATGCTTGAAAGACTTGATGTTGCAAAATCAAATCTTTTCTTTTGCGTCTCAATACGATAACAACAACCAAGATGAGAGTCTTAAAACTTATTACAAAGACATACTCAATAAACTCAACCCCGTATTCATCGCTTCTCAAACTCCAGTCAAAGAAAGCTATGAACCTAAAATTGAATTAGCGATTTTACTGCCTAAAAAAGTCGTGGGGCGTTATGCCATTTCGGTGATGAACACCCTTTTAGCGTATTTGAACACCAGAAACAACGATTTCAATATCCAAGTCTTTGACAGCGATGAGGAGAGTCCTGAAAAATTAGAGCAAACCTATAAAGAAATTGAAAAAGAAAAATTCCCTTTTGTGATAGCCTTATTGACTAAAGAGGGCGTGGAAAATTTGCTCCAAAACACCACGATTAGCACCCCTACTTATGTGCCTACGGTGAATAGAGCGCAATTAGAAAATCATACCGATCGTTCTTTAAGCGAGCGCTTGTATTTTGGGGGGATTGACTATAAAGAGCAATTAGGCATGCTCACGGCTTTCATCAACCCTAATTCGCCCGTGATTGAATACGATGATGATGGTCTAATAGGCGAACGCTTAAGACAAATCACGGAGTCTTTAAACATTGAAGTCAAACACCAAGAAAATATTTCTTACAAGCAGGCCACGAGTTTTTCTAAAAATTTTAGAAAAAATGATGCGTTTTTTAAAAATTCTACCTTGATTTTAAACACCCCTACCACTAAAAGCGGCCTAATCCTTTCTCAAATAGGGCTTTTAGAATACAAGCCCTTTAAAATCCTTTCCACACAAATCAATTTCAACCCCTCTTTACTCTTGCTCACCCAGCCTAAAGACAGAAAAAATTTGTTCATTGTCAATGCCTTGCAAAATAGCGATGAAGCGCTTATAGAATACGCCTCCTTATTAGAGAGCGATTTAAGGCATGATTGGGTGAATTATTCCAGTGCAATAGGGTTAGAGGTGTTTTTAAACACGCTAGATCCGCATTTTAAAAAATCTTTTCAAGAGAGTTTAGAAGACAATCAAGTCCGTTACCACAATCAAATTTATCAGGCTTTAGGGTATTCTTTTGAGCCGATAAAAAATGAAAGCGGAACAAAAAAAGAATAA
- a CDS encoding ABC transporter permease yields the protein MPNRSLIFFLIKRYLRFDKSQPFISITALLAFFGVAVGVMVLIVAMAIMNGMSKEFEKKLFVMNYPLTLYTTSSYGISEEVVQALEKKFPNLLFSPYLQTQSLIKSAHSMNGGVVFGVDFSKERRINEVLNDALKNTNENDLFKNPFNLIVGKSLRYSLNLDLNQKADLFFTELEPTGLTLSPIMKRFTIKGDFDSGLKSYDMSYMYASLQAISAIRRLPLGLYDGVHVYSKTPMKDIEILRNALKTINHHGIGIEGWWQQNGNFFSAMELEKRALFIVLMLIILMASLNIISSLLMVVMNRRKEIALLFSMGSSQKEIQKTFFYLGNIIGLGGVALGVILAFLSMYLLSVFPIISLPADVYGINTLPLDLSLMDFMLTLIGSVIIVALSSYYPSKKASRIDALSVLRNE from the coding sequence TTGCCAAATAGATCCTTAATCTTTTTCCTTATCAAGCGTTATTTGCGTTTTGATAAAAGCCAGCCATTTATTAGCATCACCGCTTTGTTAGCTTTTTTTGGCGTGGCGGTTGGCGTGATGGTTTTAATTGTGGCTATGGCGATCATGAATGGCATGAGTAAGGAATTTGAAAAAAAGCTTTTTGTGATGAACTACCCCTTAACGCTCTATACCACAAGCTCTTATGGGATCAGCGAAGAAGTGGTTCAAGCTTTAGAAAAAAAGTTCCCTAATTTGCTTTTTAGCCCTTATTTGCAAACTCAAAGCCTGATTAAAAGCGCGCATTCTATGAATGGTGGCGTTGTGTTTGGGGTGGATTTTTCTAAAGAAAGGCGCATCAATGAAGTTTTAAACGACGCTTTAAAAAACACCAATGAAAACGATCTATTCAAAAACCCTTTTAATTTGATCGTGGGGAAAAGCTTGAGATACAGCCTGAATTTAGATCTCAACCAAAAAGCCGATTTGTTTTTCACCGAATTAGAGCCAACAGGTCTCACGCTCTCCCCTATCATGAAGCGTTTTACTATCAAAGGCGATTTTGATTCAGGGCTAAAATCTTATGACATGAGCTACATGTATGCGAGCCTTCAAGCCATAAGCGCGATCAGGAGATTGCCTTTAGGGCTTTATGATGGGGTGCATGTCTATTCTAAAACGCCCATGAAGGATATTGAAATTTTACGCAACGCTTTAAAAACAATCAACCACCATGGCATAGGCATTGAAGGGTGGTGGCAACAAAACGGGAATTTTTTCTCGGCGATGGAATTAGAAAAAAGAGCGCTATTCATTGTGCTCATGCTCATTATTTTAATGGCGTCTTTGAATATCATCAGCTCGCTTTTAATGGTGGTGATGAACAGGCGTAAAGAAATCGCCCTGCTCTTTAGCATGGGGAGCAGTCAAAAAGAAATCCAAAAAACCTTTTTTTATTTGGGCAATATCATTGGTTTAGGCGGTGTGGCGCTTGGGGTAATTTTAGCGTTTTTAAGCATGTATCTTTTAAGCGTGTTCCCTATCATCTCGCTCCCAGCGGATGTTTATGGCATTAACACCTTGCCTTTGGATTTGTCTTTAATGGATTTCATGCTCACTTTAATAGGCTCTGTGATTATCGTAGCCCTTTCTTCTTATTACCCGTCTAAAAAAGCTTCTCGTATTGACGCTTTAAGCGTATTAAGGAATGAATAA
- the hofF gene encoding outer membrane beta-barrel protein HofF, with protein MNYKVASAKNIATLLFLFSSQSQAFDLGKIAKIKAGAESFSKVGFNNKPINTNKGIYPTETFMTIMAYMQVDFTELLPKSATANGHHLDGSLGGWGGAVIYDSTKDFINEVTGKPYGAMTWNYVGYWGGLVGQKPWASCGLATGNLTQSQYDQMTQAQMTQLSNQEALEASTCAKTYADHTRNYVIYNAYLRYNYKDIFQIRGGRYESPADYMSGYNQGLDMTLNLGNFKFWWFSSFGRGFAYNEWLYNFYSPKTYTLKNGQTINPGVHAFYIIWNYKGWSIQPFVYFSPFNEYDPNFTITYDSNPTFTGLGFRSQTDITVLNPFYAKRFWGTYQFGMPAGKNGHSLMIKQKFEWNEYNFGFGIYKSFGNANWMIGYHGNRLGFDFWTNSVYANTLNSLSYMMDANAFTVFAFGGGVHRKLLWGLLGRLTYGTRANEQVLSLNLGYKFTKNFSADIKFEYYNVLMHQGYKMGWNGPKLDSQPATDQDRSHIFTEIVWKL; from the coding sequence ATGAACTATAAAGTTGCATCTGCTAAAAATATCGCAACGCTTCTTTTTTTATTCTCTTCTCAAAGTCAAGCTTTTGATTTGGGTAAAATCGCTAAAATTAAAGCGGGTGCTGAAAGTTTCTCTAAAGTTGGTTTCAATAACAAACCTATCAACACTAATAAAGGGATTTATCCTACCGAAACCTTTATGACGATTATGGCTTACATGCAAGTGGATTTTACGGAACTCTTACCCAAAAGCGCTACGGCTAACGGGCACCATTTAGACGGGAGTCTTGGGGGTTGGGGGGGTGCTGTTATTTACGATAGCACTAAGGATTTTATTAACGAAGTTACAGGAAAACCTTATGGGGCTATGACTTGGAACTATGTGGGCTATTGGGGCGGTCTTGTAGGGCAAAAACCATGGGCTAGTTGTGGGTTAGCCACAGGGAATTTGACCCAAAGCCAATACGATCAGATGACTCAAGCCCAAATGACACAGTTGTCCAATCAAGAAGCTTTAGAGGCTTCCACTTGCGCCAAAACTTATGCCGATCACACCAGAAACTATGTGATTTATAACGCTTACTTGCGCTACAACTACAAAGATATTTTTCAAATTAGGGGCGGGAGATACGAATCCCCAGCGGATTATATGAGTGGTTACAACCAAGGCTTGGATATGACCTTAAACTTAGGGAATTTCAAATTCTGGTGGTTTAGCTCTTTTGGTCGTGGTTTTGCCTATAATGAGTGGCTTTATAATTTCTATTCGCCTAAAACCTACACTCTTAAAAACGGGCAAACCATCAACCCTGGGGTGCATGCCTTTTATATCATTTGGAATTACAAGGGTTGGAGCATTCAGCCTTTTGTCTATTTTTCACCCTTTAATGAATACGACCCTAACTTTACGATCACTTATGATAGTAACCCCACTTTTACCGGATTAGGGTTCCGCTCTCAAACGGATATTACCGTGCTTAATCCTTTTTATGCTAAACGATTTTGGGGCACCTATCAATTTGGCATGCCAGCCGGTAAGAATGGGCATAGCTTGATGATCAAACAAAAGTTTGAATGGAATGAATACAATTTTGGTTTTGGGATTTATAAATCCTTTGGGAACGCTAACTGGATGATAGGCTACCATGGTAACCGCTTAGGCTTTGACTTTTGGACGAACAGCGTTTATGCAAACACCCTTAACTCTTTGTCTTACATGATGGATGCGAACGCTTTTACCGTGTTTGCCTTTGGCGGTGGGGTGCATAGGAAACTCCTTTGGGGCTTATTAGGGCGTTTGACTTATGGGACTAGGGCTAACGAACAAGTCCTATCGCTCAACTTGGGCTATAAATTCACTAAAAATTTCTCAGCCGACATCAAATTTGAATATTACAATGTGCTCATGCATCAAGGCTATAAAATGGGGTGGAACGGGCCAAAATTAGACAGCCAGCCTGCAACCGATCAAGACAGGAGCCACATTTTCACCGAGATAGTGTGGAAGCTTTAA